Proteins encoded within one genomic window of Cytophagales bacterium:
- a CDS encoding cupredoxin domain-containing protein, with the protein MKKFSILLVAAFVFFAASQVSAQDAPKVVKLTQVDGKFTKSSLNLKPGKYIFEVTNKKVDREVGLVVANTTEEGKAGDHIKAGYLANTIKKGETARSQVVELGEGTYKYFCPLNPTPEYTITVSE; encoded by the coding sequence ATGAAAAAGTTCTCAATCCTCCTCGTAGCAGCATTCGTATTCTTTGCAGCTAGTCAAGTTTCAGCACAAGACGCACCTAAAGTGGTCAAATTGACTCAAGTAGATGGTAAGTTCACCAAATCATCATTGAACCTTAAGCCAGGTAAATACATCTTCGAAGTAACTAACAAGAAAGTAGACAGAGAAGTAGGTTTGGTAGTAGCGAACACTACAGAAGAAGGTAAAGCTGGCGATCATATCAAAGCAGGGTACTTAGCGAATACGATCAAGAAAGGAGAAACAGCAAGATCTCAAGTGGTAGAGTTAGGGGAAGGTACTTACAAGTACTTCTGTCCGCTAAACCCTACCCCAGAATACACAATTACAGTTAGTGAGTAG
- a CDS encoding MFS transporter, whose translation MMTETSSKKESGILSSISFKEKIGYAVGDAGFNFYWIIIGSYLSYFYTDIFGLSAAAAGTMFLVTKIVDACTDPAMGAIADRTNSRWGKFRPYLLFGAVPMAAAAILTMSTPDLSEGVKLMWAYGTYTMMMLCYTILSTPYSSLAGVITADAGERNSIFGWRFFFAYFTGIIVGAFTPGLAEYFANGNEARGWQLTMALYSSVATVLFLITFLSTKERVQPPKEQKTNPLDDIKDLLDNKPWLILFALAMIIMMTIVFRGSSATYYFKYFVERPDLMGAYIGIQMASYAMGSLSAPYLTKLMDKARLLMLLMGLVGGLSILFAFVPKPSSNGVRTISATEAITLEAKDLLGEPIKPTDKIRWISHETGIFWFIQDRKQIETDSPTLKLSEASEGSNRVISVIKTATDGTISDSSDLPIEIIIMFILNILISLSLGPKSPITWSMYADAADYNEWKTGRRATAMTFSAATFSQKLGGALGSAGILWVLASMGYAANTVQEGASLTSIVWLQTLVPAFFAFAAIFALKFYNLNGEKLKEINQNLATKQENK comes from the coding sequence ATGATGACCGAAACCTCTTCTAAAAAAGAAAGTGGAATCCTCTCTTCGATAAGCTTTAAAGAGAAAATAGGGTACGCAGTTGGTGATGCTGGATTCAACTTTTACTGGATCATTATTGGGTCCTACCTCTCGTATTTCTACACAGATATTTTTGGGTTATCCGCAGCAGCAGCTGGCACCATGTTCTTAGTGACCAAAATAGTTGATGCTTGTACCGATCCGGCAATGGGAGCCATCGCAGACAGAACCAATAGTAGATGGGGAAAATTCCGTCCGTACTTATTGTTTGGAGCAGTTCCTATGGCAGCTGCAGCCATTTTGACCATGAGTACCCCCGATTTGTCCGAAGGAGTTAAGCTCATGTGGGCATACGGTACTTATACCATGATGATGCTTTGCTATACCATCCTGAGTACTCCTTATTCTTCGTTGGCAGGGGTAATCACAGCTGATGCGGGCGAAAGAAATTCCATTTTCGGCTGGAGGTTTTTCTTTGCGTACTTTACCGGAATCATAGTTGGAGCATTTACCCCTGGGTTGGCCGAGTACTTCGCTAATGGCAATGAAGCCCGAGGTTGGCAATTGACCATGGCACTCTATTCCTCTGTAGCAACCGTCTTATTCCTCATCACTTTTTTATCAACGAAGGAGAGAGTTCAACCTCCAAAAGAGCAAAAAACCAACCCTCTGGACGATATCAAAGATTTACTGGATAATAAACCATGGCTCATACTATTTGCTTTAGCCATGATTATCATGATGACCATTGTTTTCAGGGGAAGTTCTGCCACATACTATTTCAAATACTTCGTAGAACGACCAGATTTAATGGGAGCATACATCGGAATTCAAATGGCCTCTTACGCTATGGGTAGTTTGTCCGCTCCTTACCTGACGAAATTGATGGACAAAGCCAGGTTATTGATGCTGCTGATGGGACTCGTCGGAGGATTGAGTATTCTCTTTGCTTTTGTACCAAAACCTTCCTCCAATGGGGTGAGAACCATCTCTGCGACTGAAGCCATCACCCTTGAAGCGAAAGATCTGCTAGGTGAACCAATCAAACCGACTGATAAGATCAGATGGATATCTCATGAAACAGGGATATTTTGGTTCATTCAGGACCGAAAGCAAATTGAAACGGATAGCCCCACCTTGAAATTAAGTGAAGCATCAGAAGGCAGTAATCGCGTAATCAGTGTCATCAAAACAGCAACTGATGGGACCATTTCGGATAGCTCGGATCTGCCCATTGAGATTATCATCATGTTTATCCTCAATATTTTAATCAGTCTTTCATTAGGACCTAAGTCTCCCATTACATGGTCCATGTATGCGGATGCGGCTGACTACAATGAATGGAAGACAGGAAGAAGAGCCACCGCTATGACTTTCTCAGCGGCTACATTCTCTCAAAAATTGGGTGGTGCTTTAGGTTCCGCAGGGATCCTTTGGGTATTAGCCTCTATGGGATACGCTGCGAATACTGTCCAGGAAGGGGCGTCCTTAACTAGTATTGTATGGTTACAGACCTTGGTTCCGGCATTCTTTGCTTTCGCCGCCATTTTTGCCTTGAAATTCTACAACCTCAATGGTGAAAAGTTGAAAGAAATCAACCAGAATTTAGCAACTAAACAAGAAAATAAATAA
- a CDS encoding prephenate dehydrogenase, producing MNILIFGTGLIGGSFALALRKIDPSLRFGGWDLSRENREKALKLGVVDEIFDTQDAAIDWAECVILTVPVSAILNTIGGLLDNIRKDQFIIDFGSTKNSICQAIVEHPYRSRYIAAHPIAGTEHSGPEAAFAELYHGKVMIACEHEKSDINIVKVFARWCESLVMSLTFMSAEEHDKHLAYISHLSHVIAFGLSQTVLDKEKNGEVILELAGSGFASTVRLAKSSPEMWAPILLDNKVPVLESLEALMDQLGAMKQLIQGGDAESLQEYLKEGRKIRKILD from the coding sequence ATGAATATCTTAATTTTTGGCACAGGATTAATCGGAGGCTCATTTGCACTGGCATTGAGGAAAATAGACCCTTCCTTGAGGTTTGGCGGATGGGATCTCTCAAGGGAAAACCGAGAGAAAGCCCTAAAGTTGGGCGTGGTGGATGAGATTTTTGATACTCAGGATGCTGCGATTGATTGGGCCGAATGTGTTATCCTGACCGTCCCGGTTTCGGCGATCCTGAATACGATAGGTGGGCTATTGGATAACATTCGTAAGGATCAGTTTATTATTGATTTTGGCTCTACCAAAAACTCCATTTGTCAGGCAATCGTTGAACACCCTTACAGATCCCGATACATAGCGGCTCACCCCATTGCAGGGACAGAACATTCCGGGCCAGAAGCAGCATTTGCAGAGCTATATCACGGTAAGGTGATGATTGCCTGCGAACATGAAAAGTCGGACATAAACATCGTAAAGGTCTTCGCCCGCTGGTGTGAAAGCCTGGTCATGAGCCTTACCTTCATGAGTGCCGAAGAACATGATAAACACCTGGCTTACATTTCACATTTAAGTCACGTCATTGCCTTCGGGCTAAGCCAGACGGTACTCGATAAGGAAAAAAATGGTGAGGTGATCCTGGAACTAGCAGGATCGGGTTTTGCTTCGACGGTACGATTAGCTAAAAGTTCACCGGAAATGTGGGCACCCATCTTGTTGGACAACAAAGTGCCTGTTTTGGAAAGCCTTGAAGCCTTAATGGATCAACTGGGAGCCATGAAGCAATTGATTCAGGGAGGGGATGCCGAAAGCTTACAGGAATACCTAAAAGAGGGTCGGAAAATTAGAAAAATTCTGGACTGA
- a CDS encoding aminotransferase class I/II-fold pyridoxal phosphate-dependent enzyme: MFAAHYISFLENMRVETATRLGGVEEYYFSKKLEQIRQLTAAGHDVINLGIGSPDLPPAPEVIEELTRTAADPANHQYQSYRGLPELRNAIADFYLRQYQVTIDPVKEILPMMGSKEAITHISLAFLNPGDQVLIPALGYPTYTSVTKMVEADPIYFPLLEDQNWEPDWNFLENLNTEKVKLMWINYPHMPTGERGSPEVVKRLVQFAKDRGILLCHDNPYSFILNDQSSSIFGYEGAKDCCIELNSLSKTFNMAGWRVGWVVAESEIIQAILQVKSNMDSGMFKPVQMAAVKALSLSQDWYNALNETYRNRLRLVYQLLDELDCQYQKEAAGMFVWARVPAGRTGVAVSDELLEKYHVFITPGMIFGVAGTNYIRVSLCSPEQRFVAAINRIRS; the protein is encoded by the coding sequence ATGTTTGCCGCACATTATATTTCCTTTTTAGAAAACATGAGGGTAGAAACGGCAACTCGTCTGGGTGGAGTTGAGGAATACTATTTTTCGAAGAAGTTAGAGCAGATTCGACAATTGACCGCAGCAGGTCATGATGTGATCAATTTGGGGATCGGGAGTCCTGATTTACCTCCAGCTCCGGAGGTGATCGAGGAACTTACGCGGACGGCTGCAGATCCGGCAAATCATCAATATCAATCCTATCGAGGATTGCCAGAGTTAAGAAATGCGATTGCTGATTTTTATCTTCGTCAATACCAGGTTACCATTGATCCTGTCAAGGAGATTTTACCGATGATGGGTTCCAAAGAGGCCATTACCCATATTTCTTTGGCTTTTCTTAATCCTGGAGATCAAGTGTTGATCCCAGCCCTGGGATATCCCACGTATACTTCCGTCACTAAAATGGTGGAAGCAGATCCCATTTATTTTCCCTTGTTAGAGGATCAAAATTGGGAGCCCGATTGGAATTTTCTTGAAAACCTGAATACAGAGAAGGTCAAGCTGATGTGGATCAATTATCCGCACATGCCAACGGGCGAAAGGGGAAGCCCTGAGGTGGTAAAACGGCTTGTGCAATTCGCGAAAGATCGTGGAATTTTATTGTGTCATGACAATCCGTACAGTTTCATCTTAAACGATCAATCTAGTAGCATCTTCGGTTATGAGGGCGCAAAGGATTGTTGCATTGAATTGAACTCCCTTTCTAAAACCTTCAATATGGCTGGATGGCGTGTAGGTTGGGTTGTTGCCGAATCGGAAATCATCCAGGCCATCTTACAAGTGAAAAGCAACATGGACAGTGGGATGTTCAAGCCGGTCCAAATGGCAGCAGTAAAAGCTTTGAGTTTGTCCCAGGATTGGTATAATGCCTTAAATGAGACCTATCGAAATCGGCTACGGTTAGTTTATCAGCTCCTGGATGAGCTGGATTGCCAGTATCAAAAAGAAGCGGCGGGTATGTTTGTCTGGGCCAGAGTGCCTGCTGGCCGTACAGGAGTGGCTGTATCCGACGAACTGTTGGAGAAATATCATGTTTTTATCACACCTGGAATGATTTTTGGCGTGGCAGGGACGAATTATATCCGTGTGTCTTTATGTTCGCCAGAGCAAAGATTTGTAGCCGCGATCAATCGCATACGTTCATGA